The proteins below come from a single Malus sylvestris chromosome 3, drMalSylv7.2, whole genome shotgun sequence genomic window:
- the LOC126615277 gene encoding 40S ribosomal protein S15a-1: MVRVSVLNDALKSMYNAEKRGKRQVMIRPSSKVIIKFLLVMQKHGYIGEFEYVDDHRAGKIVVELNGRLNKCGVISPRFDVGVKEIEGWTARLLPSRQFGYIVLTTSAGIMDHEEARRKNVGGKVLGFFY; encoded by the exons ATGGTGCGCGTCAGCGTTCTCAATGACGCTCTGAAGAGCATGTACAACGCCGAGAAGAGGGGAAAGCGACAGGTCATGATCCGGCCGTCGTCAAAGGTCATCATCAAGTTCCTCCTGGTTATGCAGAAGCATG GATACATTGGGGAATTTGAGTATGTTGATGACCATAGAGCTGGAAAGATTGTGGTTGAGCTCAATGGGAGGCTGAACAAGTGTGGGGTTATCAGTCCCCGATTCGATGTCGGTGTGAAGGAGATTGAAGGCTGGACTGCTAGGCTTCTGCCTTCCAGACAG TTCGGATATATTGTGCTGACCACATCTGCTGGAATCATGGACCATGAAGAAGCTAGGAGAAAGAATGTTGGTGGCAAGGTCCTCGGTTTCTTTTATTGA